One stretch of Spiroplasma mirum ATCC 29335 DNA includes these proteins:
- a CDS encoding winged helix-turn-helix transcriptional regulator: protein MLEWCEINTKTCCALVCNCDFNCCDEDITTINNFINIIKQKWAIKIINVLNKQQTGFNELHNILKDCTKKVVTKFLNNLVAQNVVEKLVVVKNNVHYSEYNLTQVGSELVNLLFNIKKFSCDYLNK from the coding sequence ATGTTAGAATGGTGCGAAATTAACACAAAAACTTGTTGTGCGCTAGTTTGTAATTGTGATTTTAATTGTTGTGATGAAGATATTACAACCATTAATAATTTTATAAATATTATTAAGCAAAAATGAGCAATTAAAATTATTAATGTTTTAAATAAGCAACAAACAGGTTTTAATGAATTACACAATATTTTAAAAGATTGTACGAAAAAGGTTGTGACCAAATTTTTAAATAATTTAGTCGCCCAAAATGTTGTTGAAAAACTGGTGGTTGTTAAAAATAATGTTCATTATTCCGAGTATAATCTTACCCAAGTGGGATCAGAATTAGTTAATTTATTATTTAATATTAAAAAATTTAGTTGTGATTATTTAAACAAATAA